In Lathyrus oleraceus cultivar Zhongwan6 chromosome 2, CAAS_Psat_ZW6_1.0, whole genome shotgun sequence, the DNA window CATGACACGACTTATGGTAACAACTATGGAGTTGGCTCAAGTGGTGAAAAATCTTCGATTATCACCTTGTTGGAAAACATGCGTGTTGAGCAACAAGAGCGCCACCAAGAGGAGTCACATAGGTGTGACGCAGTTAAAGCTTCTCAAGAGGAACGTTTCATATTGGTTCACGAACATATGAATTTCCAAGACACCAACTTTAACAATTTTGCCACATATGCTACTGAACAATTTAATCAAATCCGTCAAGACATGACATTCAACCATGGTGCCACTCAAATTGGGATTAAGAACATGATTGGTTTCAAAATGATAATCACCATCATTTTCAATAATTTTACAGAGAGATGTGTGATTTTTTGGATGTCGAATATAAAAATGAGGGTGATGCTTGGTATCGGGGTAGGAGACCAGAAACTAGGGGTAGTAGGGGTCGTATGAATTAGTTGAATTTCATTGTGGACCAAATCTCTTTTGCATGCATTCTATTTTCATGTTGTTATGTTTCATTATTATGTTGTTATATTCTGACTTTGTTATGATAAATTTATAATGAATTTCATATCCTTTTGTTTGAATTGAATGTTTATTTATATTTATGCATTCTTCACTTTAACATAATTATATGTGAGTGCACGTTACCGTTGAACAATTTATCTTTGCAATGCCTCTGAGTGTTATATATGTTGTTGTAAATCTTTCATGATGTTTTTTATGTTTTGTGGCTTTGTCTCTTTTTGATATTGTCAAAAAGGGAGAAGTTCATGCAAGAACAAAGTCTTAAGATGCATATATTCAGGGGAAGCTATGATCAAGACATCAAATACCTCATACGTTTTACCATCATAAAAAATGGGAGTATGTTAGTGCATTATCCTTTGAgaaatgttttgaatgatgtcaaaactaggacaCTTAGTAGTTGTGTACATTGAATCTTATTCTCTATATCTAAATGTGCATTTTCATCTTATGACACTTAAAATCAGgtttaaaatatttttacaaGTCAAATTTATGGTTTTATATGAAAAACAATTTTATGAGTCGACACATCCATGTTATGGATCGACACATACTGAATGCATTTTAAAATCAAAGTTGTTGCATTCCATGCGACAACACACAAGACTTTTCGGTCGACACATAACACAGGTGAGTCGACACATGATTCCTTTGGGTCGACTCCTGCTGAAACTTTTGCAAGCCAAATAACTATGTCCTCTTGGGATCGACTCCTAGatgttgagaatgtatcaagtgtgagtaaTAGTCCCATATTGGTTgaaaatatggagacttgagcatttataagtgagagaactcactcacctatcaccttaaagttttggatgaatatgtgaTATCTCTCGCACAAAGGTCTTACTCTAAAAGAAtaagtctcacaatgttcaatgtTCTCTAGTGAAAAAACTCTCCCaacactatatatatatatatatatatagggtaatgctaacttgtgcccttGGGGCACAAATTAAGAGATAAATATAGAAACAATATCTTGGAAATTGTCTATTGAATTTATTAGAAAgttataattaataattttatttatttttttaatacaAATTTTCTATTTATGGGTTTCTTAACATGTGCCCTTGGagcacaagttagcattacccatatatatatatatatatatatatatatatatatatatatatatatatataaagtatTGCTCATtaatattcaattttttttaatgcATACACACAAcaattatatataatttttttttagGTGTCATCTATATATAAGATTGATAAAGATCAATTTAAAATTGGTATAATCAAACAGGGTTGAGAATTCTTTGGGTTTTAGGTTGAAGAAGGTGTGTGGTCGATTTGGATTGTAGCAAGAATGGGGAAAGAAGGAGATGTATGGGACGATTCCGCTCTCATCAACGCTTTTGACGACGCTATCTCTTCTTACAAGGTTCCTTTTCTTCGCAATTACTTTTTTTCATGATTCAAATCCGCTTTCAATTTGACCTAATTTCGCCCCTTTTTCTATCAGAAAATGCACATCAGCTCTACTGAAGAAGCAGAGGGGATCGTCCAAGAAAACGTTGAAATCTCAACTACTACAAGGTACAATCTATTTTAACTTAGGAAATAATCATTTTTTGTTTTTCTGCATCATTTTTCATTATCTATTTTTGcttaattaggattaatattcCCACTACTGATTCAAGTGAAACTAGTAAAGTTTCAAACTTGGAACAAAATCACCAACCTTGTTTAGATTCGACAAATGCTCAAGAAGTTCAAATTGCACATAATGGTTATTCATATGAGCAAGCTTTTGATGATTATAATCAGTTAGTTGCTCAGTACTATGAACTTGAGGAGAAAAGATTCAAGATTTGGGACCAAATTAATCAATATGGTACTTTGAATTACCAATATGTACCCACTGTGTCTCATTCTCAAGATTATTGGATGCCTATGCACCAAGTTTCCGATCCGAATGTTGTGTGTTCGTGTTGTCCGGATTATAGTCAATGTGCTTTGGCTTCGTCCACGTTGCTTCCTGGCTGTTCTGTTGGTGGAACATGTGCTGGTAAACCTTGTAAAGATGGTAAAATTCAGGAAATGGCGATGGGGGCAGCAGAGAgggcactttctgctataagAACAACTATTTCTGGAGATCTGAATGTAAATGAAGGTAAATATTTCTTCCTTAAGGAGACAGGTGCATGAATAGCTTAGTTGCTGTAAGTTAATTGATATCAGTTGATAACATTGCTTTTCAATGCTTTTGTTACGGAATTTTTGGCTAATTTCATGATATCACTTATCCATGCTTTTGTTATTGAAATGACCAAATTTATGGTTACATGAACACTTCTGAGTCGAAAACTGGAATTGTTTTGTTTGCATCTAAAGCAACGTTTTCTTGCTCTGGAACTAAAATCCATGTTAAATGCTCCTGGCTTCCTTTGTGTCTTCAGAGTTCAGATATTCCCTGGCTTTGAATGATGTGCATTCTTTATGTGATCCTGGATATATTCTGTGCACTGATGGCTTATAATGTACAGTACATGCATATTTTGTGATATTTGTGCTTGCATCATATGAAATTGTGTGCTGGTGTTTGGGTCATATACTGCTTCTTATTTACTGTTATGTAATTGGATGAATTAAGACATGAGTTTATTTCTGATTTAGCCATGGAAGTTGTCATCGGTCAATGTTCGTAGAAGCATGGTGTTGGCTGTACTAATGCTTGTTCGTTCTTAAATGTTTAACATGCTGTATTATTAGTTCTTTCTTTCTTAGGTTTGAGTCATTTGATTAATGAAACTGCAGAATGCCACACACCAGTTTTGTGCTCCATTGGCTTTAGATTTTTTGTCTAGTTAAATAGCTTTACTGAGTTCAAAGATATTCTTGGGCGCATATAAATATTGTTGTGATGTGTGTTTATTCCATTAATTCAGAGAAAGAGAGTAAGAATCCTGAACCTGAACAAATTGGTGACTCAGAAACGGATCTTACAACTCTTATGAATGCTTGGTATTCTGCTGGCTTCTTTACTGGGAAGTAAGTTTCTGTCAAAGTGTTATCTGTTATAAACTTCAGCTCATATTTTTTTAGTTATACAAGAGAATTTTTCTAGCATGTTGTTATGTAGCAGATGATTGTTGTTGCATGCCTGTCTCGTTTATTTGCACTATGTACACTTTGGCCGTGTTTAGATAAACCTATTAATTAGGCTCTTCCTTACTGTATAAGGGCTTATGCCTAATTGATTTTTATAACAAAGTTAAAATAAGGTCAAACTGTTTCCAAATAAGCTACACGTCATTTTCATAAGTTATTTGCCattcaaaaacaaataaaaaattcATAAGCTATCCTGGAGAGCTTGTGGAAACAAGTTGTAAACAACTTTATAGACATGTCATAAATTATAACATAAGCTCCTCCAAACAATCTCACAAGTGTTTATGCCAATAGATAAATTCAAATAAGAAAATCTGAACAGGTTCAAAATGCATTTAATTGAAGTGTGACATTGATGCTTAAAGAAGTGTAGCAGTTACTTCTTCAAAAGCTGTTTGGTTTTATGATTTCTGAGCTTTTTGCGTTCTGATAATGACTAAAGTTATAATGTTAACAGGTATCTTGCTGAAAAATCTAGTGGAAATAAAAGACAGGTATAAATTCCTAGATGCTAAATCTGCAAGTGTAATCAGAAGGGTTCCCCTCCTATTCTGAAGAGTTAGGTAACTGATCTACATTTTTACATCTTCGCAAAACCAAGAGAGTGTCGGTATTCTTATCTAAATGGAATCACATATGGCTATGGCCCATGAGACAACTGAAGAGGATGAAAGCAATGACAACTATTGTGAATTGACGTAGTTGAAGACGACTTTGACTGtaacttcatgattttctttTGTTGAAGAGTAGCTTTATGCTTTTGTGGATGGTTAATTGCCCAATGTTGATGATATAAGTGGAATCCATGTGAAATTTTATTATAGCTAAGCACATTGCTGTCAACAATTTTTTTGATGCAGACAGGGGTTTGTTTTAACTTGCTTTCATACCTTCACTCTCTTGCTTTTGATGTTGCCAATCAAATATACACATTTAGTCTTCATAGTTATTCGAATCTTCATCTTACCTTTTTCACGTAGgaaacaattgaaaaataaattaatattgccttggaaatatatatatttgcttactaaatattttaaattattttatgtAAGACCTCATTTATTATCTTTTAAGACTATATTTTGTGAATGGTTGGTTGTTTTGATGTGTGTTATAAATATCATTTTattaaatttatgaaaatgtGTGATTTACTTCATGAATGTTAATTTATGTAGTATGTATTTGCATATGAGGATAATCTTTTTGCTTTTCTTATCAAATAAAATTTCACATGAACGgcattttttaaaatatatataattattttttggTACAAAAAGTAAATATAACTATGTAATAACACAATGTGTCATGTttatttttgtgtgaaaaaaaGAGTAATTTTGTTAAATTGCATCTCTTCTTTAAAGATTAAAAATCATAACATTGAAACATGGCTGCATAATCATTAATGTTCGGAATGAATTCAATTTTAGCAGTTCTTGTAACATACAGATATTTTCTTTTATGGCAAATTTTTAAAAATGTAACTCATCGGAAAAATGCCAAAATATTTCTAAAATTTAGATATGAATATGAACGCATTCATAATACACACTCAATTTTTTCGTGAATAAGGCACCCCATTTCGTAAAAGAAATTAGTTTGAAGATTTATTTTCGAAATTGCATCTTCTAATGCATTCATAATGCAGACACTCAACGCATATGCAAGTCAAAATATGGTTAGAGTATAGCTTGTATCCAAAGATTCAACAAAGAAAAAACAACTTAATTTTTCACTCCATTTGTAATATTTGCAATTTTATCTAGTATGACACCAAACATGTATTTGGATCATACCCTTACTTTCTGAGCAGCTTCCTTGATCTGCTCAATTGTAAAAACACCAAAGAAGTCGTCATCTGTGACACCGTTGATAACTGCCAACGCGACATCGTCAACACTAACCGGTGGAGCCAAAAGTAGATCAGAAGCAGGGAGTGAGCTTAATGGTTTTGTGAAGTTCTCTATTGCTTTTAGAATTCTTTCAGCTGGCTCCCCTACTAAATCCAAAGGAATCTCGAAACCGTCCACTTTTCTTTTCCCGTATATGAAACCTGGTCTTAACACAATACCTGAAAATGTTTTCGAATTTTTAAGTGAGTTTTAAAAAATGCAACTCAATGAAAAAAAACAGCTTAAATAAGTGTTTACGATATAAGTGCTTGTCTATAAGCTAATGCTACTACTTCTACAGCAATACATAAGATAAGTTAAACCGTTTTCATATAAACCTATAAGCTATTCTAAAGCTGTTTTCATGAGCCCTCAAGAACAGACTCACAAATGTTTATGCCAACGGATAAATTCAAATAAGTCAATCCGAACACGACAAAAGAATAATATTCATCTTCCACAAACCCTATTGTCGGATCCTCAATGTGCTTTAGCTCCAGTTGTCTAAAAATAACCATTTCATCAGCAACTTGACTTGTTTGCAGGCCAGGGTATTTCGAGTTTAGACTAGTCGAGTTCAGAACCTCAGTCATTTGTTAACAAGACTCGAATACCGAATTAGTTTCAACTTTCAAGATCATGAAGACTAAGAGAATAATGACCTGAATTAGGGAATTTCGATAGAACCTCAGATTCTGCTTTCCTCTTTCCTGTGAAGTACCCCGATGATAGTAAAAACGATGGCAAGTTATATTCATGAACTGAGATCAATATGAATTTGGGAACTCCTACAAGGAAAAAAAAAGTTGTGTGAGCAGTAAATAGCATATCGGGTTAATGGTTATTAAACTCCGGTTCGATAAATAAACTTAAAGCATCATCGCAAAAGAAATATCCCAAACATAATGTTCAATGAGATGGCTCAGGCTCACCATATTCCTTTGCAGTATTCACAGCCACAACATTAGCCTCGCCATTAATCTTACTCATTTGTTCGTCACTACCAAAACCTCCAAGTGTCGAGACAACCGCAGTAGCTCCAGGAAGTACTTCGTCCCAGTTTACATAAAAAACGTCTCCTGCACCACATTAGAATCGCATAAAAGATAGCTTAGATTCCAGAAGCCCAAAACACATTACATTTTATCAAATAATTAGGTCCCCGCAAAACTGCAAGAAAAAAAAATCCATGCCTGAAATCCAAGTAACCTGATCTATCCACGAATCCGAGTAAGAAGGACGTCCCGACCTGTTAAACAAAACATCAATCAAATACGTAAAACCAAAAGAAGCATAGAAGAGACCAACAGACAGACATATGCGGTGAATTAGTTCAATGTTTCGCAAACCTGTTTACGCTTATGACTTCTATGCCCTTGGAAACCGCTGCCTTGCATATGGCAGAACCAACAAACCCATTGCCTCCCAATACTACAATCTACAACGAGACATATAAAAGCAATAACATTTTTGAACAACACACCCCAAAAATGAATATCGAAGTCATCAAAAAATGGAAAGTGCGCGCATACCTTTTCACTTTTAACATCAGCCACAACATCTATAGTTGATGTTGAAGATTCAAAACCACCAACACCTGAATAACTGCAGCTAACTGCAAACCTGCACAAATACATAAACCATTATAATAATGAAAAACAAACTTCAATATAAGCTGTTATATATATTATGTAACAGTTCAAATAGTTTAATGTGGTTAATTCGCGCAAAGATGACCATGATCTTTCAAGGATTTGTAACTACCGAAATCGCGAAATCCTCTACAGGCGTCTGCAATTTGGATAACATAGATAATAATAAGAGTATTGGAAATGTTGAATTTTAATAAAATTAGAATAATCCATAGTTCGGACATTAATCAGAcaataatgaaaaacaaaagcataAACCACTTGACTGATCAAGTCCAAAAAATGAAGAAAAACAAAATTTTGGATACAACCCATTACTCACTAAGACTCGTATTGAAGATTGTGAATCATAATCTGTCATCAGAAAACAAGCAAAGAGCCTCAGTAAAACTAATTTCATAGTGGCATGTTCCAAACAATAGCTAATAGCAGAAAACGTGAAAGCTAATAGCAGAAAACACAGAAAACCCAGAATAGAGAAATGAaaaaagttgtgaattttatGGAGAAGAGATTGGATTACAAACCGGTGATTTTTGAAATGCAAATTGGGTGAAGTGTTGATTAAAGGTCGTTTGAGAGAGAAAGCGGTGGGAATGAGACGAGAGGAAACTGCGGGGAGAGACAAAAACGACGCCATTTTGGTGGGTTGAATCTAGGCACTTAGTTCGTGAAGATGCAATAAACAGAGAATTTTgagaaggaagaagaagaaacagTGACGGTTTGAAACATCCACCACGCGAATTCTCCTCATTCTTTTTAATGAAAAATATTTTAACTTTTTAAGAAATCCACTAAAATTTAGCAAATGTgtttattaattattattttttcttcTAATTGCTCTATTTATGGGTACTAAGGGAAAAATAACACATGAAATTTCACTTGTTTTGACTTTGACAACTCAAATGAAAAATGATCGGTCGAAATCAACTTCTCTTTTATGATATAACCATTTCTTATAAACTGTGTAATAACAAATTATTTGTGTCAAATCATTGCCTCTTGGTTTTCGATTTGATAAATATGTTTGATATCAACTTCATTAAATCTTCTCAATAACAAATTGACATTAACAAAGTACATCAATAATTTATCTTTGATGAATTTGTACTCTTTTGTCAATTGTTTCACAATCAACTCTGAATCTCCTTTTATTTCGACTTCTTTGacacctgtaagaccccaattttgaccctaagatccctcatgcaaattcatcataagcattagcattgggatcatactttgacatcctccttacccctccttcattgggtttgttatgggagagatcaccaagcactttgtgattgtatcatacttgtatattatcattttactaaccaaaatacaaaaacatgtatttgcatttgcttaactcttttgtaggtagggcatgatctccattgatctatcaagttcatatctagggtttgagaccctcatgacaaagagcacaaccatgaattgatacaagaatggtattgagcatcatatatgagtcctatTGATATCTatatgttatattgatcaagttttcttcaagagtttgagggtgatttgtcttggaaaccctagtttgactgggtatcttgagtaacttctccaataagctatctcatcaattgatcaaatttctcaagggacactccaaatttcatcatcttatgcatatatgatctaccatgagcctaaaaagtcaagagaattgaagattagcaagttagttgatggtggttggccagatgaatttatctgatcaaaactgggtctccctagaccctaactcatataattttcaccatatgaaaatgattccaagataaaacttactctaaatgacattccaaacaactttcatgttgatacctagagctatttttgcttggaaaatcattttctatgttgaaatattataggtcattttgtctaaaccctaatttgaaagtcaacttcccaaggccataacttgctcaatttttataagatgaaatatttccaagtttcacaatcaaattgaagatgtctacttcaactttgatatttggagtgagagctaattcaacttttatgagcatgtgatatgaggttacattataggtcacttttgacctataccattgaacaagtgatctttccaaacttcaaaaatgcataactctatcatttcaaatccaaatgacatgaaattggtgaccattttgaaggtatttgaaagataTATAATTTTTATAAAGACACTTTCCttatttgaagctcacataaaaaattaagcaaggtggaatattgagacatatggcttgacacttagaaaaaattttaacatgttgaaatttccaaacttccacctcaaaattcatcatgatacaagcttcaaatggaaaagtgttgaacatgaaagttgtttttcttgatctcacctttctaaaaattccaaattcatccattttggacaagaattgaataggttgcacatggcttgaacattgcatcattATTTGGCaggattgaacttcaaacatccatgcacaattgcctagcattccaacatgacttcagccttgcttacacttaattatggatcagatggagtggtttcatgggcctgtacacgcccatgcactcatgcatcacacattgctaattttggaagttcatttcaagtgtgcaaatatcattcattcatgttatAAATACATGCTCTCTGTGCTCATTTGAAAGACACCTTGCacgccaactttgccccccattgaaaccctctcattccaaaggaaaacctcataaatttcaacttgaaatttgagtttgaatctcaactgttggagattcaaaaactccaggatccaaagccttgcaacctcatcaatcacttcctgctagcttctcaagtgtgatcaaatcatgtttggagcaagcaacatcaagaattGCACTGCATTGAgggtaattttcagaaaacttcatctcttcgattctttctcaatcttgctcaattcttttggttctttggttgtctaaagtcctatcaatgtaggcaagaagattgagttgcttagaggttaaatcgaagcaactcagttgacatacctcaaaatttaactcctcatatctttctatatgtgaggagttagtcaaaattgaggtgatatttgtgatctacatcatttttcctttcagatcatgtcctccttttttgttctggtgatggttgaaggtggaccagtccggtgaggtccaccggagaagaagataGGAGCTACAGCTAcggccgtgtgttggcacgtctccaaccataggatccatttaaATTGTTCTAATCCTGAGCGTTGTTTCTAATTACCACGTGTGCTGCTCACTTGACTAGcgtgcaccatggaacgcgcgttggtgaccacttgatctgccacctcaattaatgagggagatcaagtggtccacgttttttctgattatttgaatttccttttaatttctttattttcattaattcatattaattttaatattgatccaaaaaacatgagagtttcaccaaaaaaattcaaatattttcctctttcatattctgaattaaaattattttttggatcattattaatatttttcatgatttaattgatttttcatttgtttttaattgtttaaaaatacttttaagtctttgaaaattctgaaaaaatttctccaaggtcctttgaccttgtttgacctatgataaatctcatggccatttatttggtgttttgatgaggttttaggaatttgacaaaccatgtttaatttaaatgcattattttagtatttttaattggaataagtgtcaaataatttttgttgaccaattatgatgacttgttggtgtttgattattgttgttgggccttgatcaaggttgatttgactttgtcaaattaatatcattggatttaggggattgatggaatgtacattccatctccaaaaatgaatgaatgatattaatttggtaaaagtcctcctttgatcaatttgtgatttcatccattcccttccctcttcatctcattccccttctttatgcattcatctcatttggcctatgatatctcaaagtcctaaagctagttgattgaaaaattaacatgagtatggatgagattaggccacaccttttgcatgttcttttttgtg includes these proteins:
- the LOC127119782 gene encoding uncharacterized protein LOC127119782; the encoded protein is MGKEGDVWDDSALINAFDDAISSYKKMHISSTEEAEGIVQENVEISTTTRINIPTTDSSETSKVSNLEQNHQPCLDSTNAQEVQIAHNGYSYEQAFDDYNQLVAQYYELEEKRFKIWDQINQYGTLNYQYVPTVSHSQDYWMPMHQVSDPNVVCSCCPDYSQCALASSTLLPGCSVGGTCAGKPCKDGKIQEMAMGAAERALSAIRTTISGDLNVNEEKESKNPEPEQIGDSETDLTTLMNAWYSAGFFTGKYLAEKSSGNKRQV
- the LOC127119784 gene encoding uncharacterized protein At1g32220, chloroplastic; protein product: MASFLSLPAVSSRLIPTAFSLKRPLINTSPNLHFKNHRFAVSCSYSGVGGFESSTSTIDVVADVKSEKIVVLGGNGFVGSAICKAAVSKGIEVISVNRSGRPSYSDSWIDQVTWISGDVFYVNWDEVLPGATAVVSTLGGFGSDEQMSKINGEANVVAVNTAKEYGVPKFILISVHEYNLPSFLLSSGYFTGKRKAESEVLSKFPNSGIVLRPGFIYGKRKVDGFEIPLDLVGEPAERILKAIENFTKPLSSLPASDLLLAPPVSVDDVALAVINGVTDDDFFGVFTIEQIKEAAQKVRV